In Bacillus sp. NP247, one DNA window encodes the following:
- a CDS encoding FtsX-like permease family protein: MTFRQLAFNNVLRNKRIYLGHFFSSTFAVMIFFTYGLLVFHPNLQGELTHASTIMNTFGKIGFQLSYYLIFVFSFLFIFYSVSAFLKHRKKEFGLLMLHGMSHQQLHRLIFFENMLIGIPSILAGIGIGMIFSKLFLLISGSLLGIENTLAFYFPLKSMGVTAISFFVLFLLISLFTSKMVKMNELVELIKSEEKPKPEPKASVWISLLAIILIGAGYSAVHYCIVAVDFMSLKQLLLLVGVGVLLIVCGTYFFFTQLCVYVIYTLKNRETTFFKRTNLLVISELAFRMKDNARTFFIVTIISAVSFTAIGVCTAIANPELAKSATPYAFTYQSDKGNTQEKSHIEEIKKQLKESGFSYKLVATKFKRAQNGAMLINLSTYNEYAKKLGYEIEKLTNETESIAILPKKNYTSAEDRKTLELKHGELEVPLSVQKTIYIPEFAEIEKPFIVSDAVYSKVLNIQHEGVLRDYTIYGFIIKKWPETSAISTKLMKSIGTSQDDFYIFSSLYLKWLELKQQNGLLSISSVLVGIVFFVFTLSFLYFRLFTDLERDKEQYQMISKLGLSHSELKKIVTRQMMLLFFLPIVVAMAHSSFAFLTFHQLGQTVSREISVIQSSIVVLISFICMQIIYFLIIRNHYLKRICTKIYL, encoded by the coding sequence ATGACTTTTCGACAGCTCGCATTCAATAATGTTTTACGGAATAAACGAATATATCTTGGTCATTTTTTTAGTAGTACATTTGCGGTAATGATTTTCTTTACTTATGGGCTACTTGTCTTTCATCCGAATCTACAAGGTGAACTGACTCATGCAAGTACCATAATGAATACATTTGGGAAAATAGGATTTCAATTATCGTATTACTTAATCTTTGTTTTCTCTTTCTTATTTATTTTCTATTCTGTTAGCGCATTTTTAAAACATAGAAAAAAAGAGTTTGGATTATTAATGTTACATGGAATGTCTCATCAACAGCTTCATCGATTAATTTTTTTCGAAAACATGTTGATTGGAATCCCTTCTATACTAGCAGGCATTGGGATTGGGATGATTTTTTCTAAATTATTTTTACTAATTAGTGGGTCTTTATTGGGAATAGAGAATACGTTAGCATTTTACTTTCCATTAAAGTCTATGGGAGTAACAGCTATTTCCTTTTTTGTTTTATTCCTACTCATTTCATTATTTACATCAAAAATGGTGAAAATGAATGAACTTGTAGAACTCATAAAATCAGAGGAAAAACCAAAACCTGAGCCGAAAGCGTCCGTTTGGATATCCTTGTTGGCAATAATCTTAATTGGAGCAGGTTACTCCGCCGTCCACTACTGTATCGTCGCGGTCGATTTCATGAGTTTAAAACAATTACTTCTACTCGTAGGAGTAGGTGTCTTATTAATTGTATGTGGAACCTATTTTTTCTTTACTCAATTGTGTGTATATGTGATATACACTTTAAAAAATAGAGAAACTACATTCTTTAAAAGAACCAATCTCCTTGTTATTTCAGAATTAGCGTTCAGAATGAAAGATAATGCGAGAACGTTCTTTATCGTTACAATTATATCGGCTGTATCTTTTACAGCAATTGGAGTTTGTACGGCAATCGCAAATCCTGAATTGGCAAAAAGTGCGACCCCATATGCATTTACCTATCAATCGGATAAGGGAAATACACAAGAAAAATCCCATATTGAAGAGATAAAGAAACAATTAAAAGAATCTGGATTTTCTTATAAACTTGTAGCAACAAAATTTAAAAGGGCACAAAACGGGGCGATGTTAATTAATCTTTCTACGTATAATGAATACGCTAAAAAATTAGGGTATGAAATAGAAAAATTAACAAATGAAACTGAAAGTATCGCTATACTACCAAAGAAAAATTACACAAGTGCAGAGGATCGAAAAACATTGGAATTAAAACATGGTGAACTAGAAGTACCACTTTCTGTTCAAAAAACAATTTATATCCCAGAATTCGCCGAGATTGAAAAACCTTTTATTGTCTCTGATGCCGTTTACAGTAAAGTTCTAAATATACAACACGAAGGCGTACTCCGAGATTACACCATATACGGTTTTATCATAAAAAAATGGCCTGAAACAAGTGCAATTTCTACAAAACTTATGAAGTCCATTGGTACGAGTCAAGATGATTTTTATATCTTTTCATCTTTGTATTTAAAATGGCTTGAACTGAAACAACAAAATGGATTACTTTCTATTTCAAGTGTATTGGTGGGGATTGTATTTTTCGTATTTACGCTAAGTTTTTTATATTTCCGTCTATTTACTGATTTAGAACGTGATAAAGAGCAGTATCAAATGATTTCAAAATTAGGTTTAAGCCATAGTGAGTTAAAGAAAATAGTGACAAGACAAATGATGTTACTATTTTTCTTACCGATTGTAGTGGCTATGGCCCACAGCAGTTTTGCATTTCTAACTTTTCATCAATTAGGACAAACAGTAAGTAGGGAAATATCCGTAATTCAAAGTTCAATTGTTGTATTAATAAGCTTTATTTGTATGCAAATTATTTACTTCCTTATTATTAGAAATCACTATTTAAAACGCATATGTACAAAAATATATTTATAA
- a CDS encoding HAMP domain-containing sensor histidine kinase, whose amino-acid sequence MKLFLQEHIPLICYTFAQLLIILFIYWFDGYPHILTALYSVFLGIFLLIGYLIYRYYSHRSFYKRLSTPMETLNESIKDSDLTPLSMALDKLLQTQYQYYQNQLKKWERKQQEQTTFMNQWVHQMKTPLSVIELITQDADDSRFDSINEEAERIKKGLEMVLYVARLETFEQDFHVERLKLLGMIDSVIHENKRLFIRSYVYPKVKVDPSLIVETDKKWFRFILNQVLSNAIKYSSSKKEKVIVSAYSKGRAIILEVRDYGVGIPTADVPRVFNPFYTGENGRKFKESTGMGLYLVKEVCKKLNHKIEIESEVGKGTKVRIVFPYASR is encoded by the coding sequence ATGAAATTATTTTTACAAGAACATATTCCACTCATTTGTTATACATTTGCCCAATTGCTTATCATCCTTTTTATATATTGGTTTGATGGGTATCCACATATTTTGACAGCATTATATTCTGTATTTTTGGGTATTTTTTTATTAATAGGTTATCTAATATATCGTTATTATAGTCATCGCTCATTCTACAAGCGTCTATCAACACCAATGGAAACTTTAAATGAGTCAATAAAAGATAGTGATTTGACTCCATTATCAATGGCCTTAGATAAATTACTACAAACTCAATATCAATATTATCAAAACCAATTAAAAAAATGGGAACGAAAACAACAAGAACAAACAACATTTATGAATCAATGGGTTCATCAAATGAAAACACCTCTTTCTGTTATTGAGTTAATTACACAAGATGCAGATGACTCAAGATTTGACAGTATTAATGAAGAAGCGGAAAGAATCAAAAAAGGATTAGAAATGGTCTTATATGTTGCTCGTTTAGAAACATTTGAACAGGATTTTCATGTAGAAAGATTGAAATTATTGGGAATGATTGATTCTGTTATTCATGAAAATAAACGTCTGTTTATACGTAGTTATGTGTATCCAAAAGTAAAAGTAGATCCGAGTCTTATTGTAGAAACAGATAAGAAATGGTTTCGATTTATACTCAATCAAGTATTGTCAAATGCAATTAAATATTCATCAAGTAAGAAAGAGAAAGTAATAGTATCGGCGTATTCAAAAGGACGAGCAATTATTTTGGAAGTAAGAGATTATGGAGTGGGCATTCCTACTGCTGATGTACCACGTGTTTTTAATCCATTTTATACTGGAGAAAATGGTAGGAAATTCAAAGAGTCTACGGGAATGGGATTATATCTTGTTAAAGAAGTATGTAAAAAATTAAATCATAAGATTGAGATAGAATCTGAGGTAGGTAAGGGAACAAAAGTTAGAATCGTATTCCCATATGCCTCTCGTTAA
- a CDS encoding FtsX-like permease family protein: protein MTFRQFAFNNVIRSKRTYLAHFLSSTFAIMIFFTYALLAFHPNLQGDLAASVTINTFAKSGLQISQGLIFFFSFFFILYSVSAFLKTRKKDFGILMLHGMSPSQLNKLIFIENTIIGIASILTGITIGMAFSKFILIMSNNLLMIDKGLPFYMPFKAIGITFGAFFLLFLFISLFTSRLVNVEQLVELIKAEEKPKPEPKASFWLSLFALICIGLGYTGVFHSVNAIQYKDMKYVLFMMATGVSFVVLGTYFLFTQLSVYVLRALKKRENIFFKKTNILTISDLVYQLKDNAKMFFMVTIISAVAFTAVGTCMGLGNSSMAESNSPFAFSYQSYNNNPLEKEHLKKIESQLNNGGFKFKQVAYSIKQIPDTLYNSNVLLSVIKISDYNKLAEAFGFEKESLKNENDSIVIPARKFANTKSNQNNFRLSHRNIKIDMHVNKTLTPKELQDTNITTIIIPDAVYNQMIVDPENYRGESTINGFIVKDWENTKKVAEKIVTTLQKDNEGIHEPVLYNEQYKFSSLISTWIVMKQGFGLASIMSVLIGIVFFTFAASFLYFRLYTDLERNQQQYKMIAKVGLSKPELKKIVSRQLALLFFLPIAIAITHSTVAFMALQKLANFSVLGSSVMVLICFLVLQIIYFYFVRSQYLKKMYKTIF, encoded by the coding sequence ATGACTTTTCGACAGTTCGCATTTAATAACGTCATTCGAAGTAAACGAACATATTTGGCTCATTTTTTAAGTAGTACGTTTGCTATTATGATTTTCTTTACTTATGCATTACTTGCATTTCATCCTAATTTACAAGGCGATCTTGCTGCCAGTGTAACAATCAATACATTTGCAAAGTCAGGATTACAGATATCGCAGGGGTTAATATTTTTCTTCTCATTCTTCTTTATCCTATATTCTGTAAGTGCATTTTTAAAAACAAGAAAAAAAGATTTTGGAATTCTAATGCTACATGGGATGTCACCTTCACAGTTGAATAAATTAATATTTATTGAAAATACAATAATTGGAATCGCTTCTATTTTAACAGGAATTACAATTGGAATGGCGTTCTCTAAGTTTATCTTAATTATGAGCAACAATCTGCTAATGATTGATAAAGGACTCCCATTTTACATGCCCTTTAAAGCTATTGGAATAACATTTGGAGCTTTCTTCTTATTATTTTTATTTATTTCACTTTTCACTTCTCGACTAGTAAATGTAGAGCAATTAGTAGAATTAATAAAAGCAGAAGAAAAGCCAAAGCCTGAACCCAAAGCATCCTTTTGGCTGTCTTTATTCGCACTTATTTGTATTGGATTAGGATATACGGGTGTATTCCATAGTGTAAATGCAATTCAATATAAGGATATGAAATATGTATTATTCATGATGGCGACAGGGGTGAGCTTTGTTGTACTTGGAACGTACTTCTTATTTACACAGCTCAGTGTATATGTGTTACGTGCATTAAAGAAAAGGGAAAATATTTTCTTTAAGAAAACAAACATACTCACCATCTCAGATTTAGTGTATCAATTAAAAGATAATGCAAAAATGTTTTTTATGGTCACTATTATATCTGCCGTTGCCTTCACTGCAGTTGGAACTTGTATGGGATTAGGTAACTCATCTATGGCTGAATCGAATAGTCCCTTTGCATTTTCTTATCAGTCCTATAATAATAATCCTTTAGAAAAAGAGCATCTAAAAAAAATAGAAAGCCAACTCAATAATGGTGGGTTTAAATTCAAACAAGTAGCTTATTCAATAAAACAAATTCCAGATACCCTTTATAACAGTAATGTATTATTAAGCGTTATAAAAATAAGTGATTATAATAAGTTAGCTGAGGCATTTGGTTTTGAAAAAGAAAGCTTAAAAAATGAAAATGATAGTATTGTCATACCTGCAAGAAAATTCGCTAATACAAAATCGAATCAAAATAACTTTCGATTGTCGCATAGAAATATAAAAATAGATATGCATGTAAATAAAACACTAACGCCAAAAGAACTACAAGATACAAACATAACGACAATTATTATACCAGACGCAGTATATAATCAAATGATAGTGGATCCAGAGAATTACCGTGGTGAATCCACCATTAATGGTTTTATTGTGAAGGATTGGGAGAACACGAAAAAAGTTGCTGAAAAAATCGTGACTACTCTTCAGAAAGATAATGAAGGTATACATGAGCCTGTATTATACAACGAACAATATAAATTTTCTTCTTTAATATCTACATGGATAGTGATGAAACAAGGTTTTGGACTTGCATCCATCATGAGTGTATTAATAGGCATTGTTTTCTTTACGTTTGCTGCAAGCTTTTTATATTTCCGATTATATACAGACTTAGAACGAAATCAGCAGCAATATAAAATGATAGCAAAAGTTGGTTTAAGTAAACCTGAATTAAAGAAAATTGTGTCACGTCAACTTGCATTGTTATTCTTTTTACCAATTGCAATAGCGATTACACATAGTACAGTTGCTTTTATGGCCTTACAAAAGTTAGCTAATTTTTCAGTCTTGGGTAGTTCCGTTATGGTATTAATTTGTTTCTTAGTTTTGCAAATTATATACTTTTACTTTGTTCGATCTCAATACTTGAAAAAAATGTATAAAACGATTTTTTAA
- a CDS encoding ABC transporter ATP-binding protein, with protein MEILHVSDLGKVYSGEISYTALSHIDLKINKGEFVGIMGPSGSGKTTLLNMVSTIDAPTSGEVLIHGENPYLLSPDQLSLFRRRELGFVFQSFNLLNTLTVKENIVLPLTLDGVSPREMEGKVEAIAEKLGITEILDKRTYEISGGQAQRTAIARATIHNPKLLLADEPTGNLDSKSASDVMGLLTKLNKENSTTMMLVTHDAMAASYCDRIVFIKDGQLYNEIYCGDNRKVFYQKILEVLALLGGNANDFSTVRI; from the coding sequence GTGGAGATACTACATGTTTCAGATTTAGGGAAAGTTTATTCTGGGGAAATTTCTTATACAGCATTATCCCATATTGATTTAAAAATAAACAAAGGTGAATTTGTAGGAATTATGGGACCATCTGGGAGTGGTAAAACAACGCTATTAAATATGGTGTCTACTATAGATGCTCCAACATCAGGAGAAGTATTAATTCATGGAGAAAATCCATATCTGTTATCTCCAGATCAGTTGTCTTTATTTCGAAGACGTGAATTAGGGTTTGTTTTTCAATCATTTAATCTCCTTAATACACTGACAGTGAAAGAAAATATTGTTCTTCCACTTACGCTTGATGGTGTAAGCCCTAGAGAAATGGAAGGGAAAGTGGAAGCTATTGCTGAAAAACTAGGGATAACTGAAATATTAGATAAACGTACGTATGAAATTTCTGGCGGGCAAGCACAAAGAACAGCAATCGCACGAGCTACTATTCATAATCCGAAATTATTACTTGCGGATGAGCCTACAGGAAATCTGGATTCAAAATCTGCTAGTGATGTGATGGGATTATTGACAAAGCTTAATAAAGAAAATAGCACAACGATGATGTTAGTGACACATGATGCAATGGCTGCAAGTTATTGTGATCGCATTGTGTTTATCAAAGATGGACAGTTATACAATGAGATTTATTGTGGAGATAATCGCAAAGTATTCTATCAAAAGATTCTAGAGGTTTTAGCATTATTAGGAGGAAATGCAAATGACTTTTCGACAGTTCGCATTTAA
- a CDS encoding VanZ family protein, whose translation MNFISELLVNVAIPTIQLTFLLLLIFVFSYFVVYKKVCKGGGEFTVQQIILFILIIGYYSLALSATSFGRPDDITFARTIDFDVLSVYKKAWNTFSFSSFFHIIVNIGMLFPLGILLPLVSNVFQKTKWMLISSIIASLLIETLEFTMQRGSMELADLLHNTLGMMLGYSMVNIVLILLKKKETDIQMIKYLFLPITVSFVALGIMISYQMKEFGNTPLDPITKIDMTDVTIKTSIELKDEGKKMPVYKEEIPNMSDDNEPVTKKLHIRDVEILSPKEAFQKLKQGDFDPIISFKAGDTLVITDYNIDYHADSKGFSQPIYVFQVRLNDNDKDSWSQPISARK comes from the coding sequence ATGAACTTTATTTCCGAACTACTTGTTAACGTTGCAATTCCTACAATACAACTCACATTTTTGTTACTACTCATATTTGTTTTCAGCTACTTTGTAGTATACAAAAAGGTGTGTAAAGGTGGGGGGGAATTTACCGTACAACAAATTATATTGTTTATATTAATAATAGGATATTATTCCCTTGCATTATCAGCTACTTCATTTGGTCGTCCAGATGATATAACTTTTGCAAGAACAATTGACTTTGATGTACTTAGTGTTTATAAAAAAGCATGGAATACCTTTTCATTTTCTTCTTTTTTCCATATCATTGTGAATATAGGTATGCTTTTTCCGTTAGGAATTTTATTACCTTTAGTTAGTAATGTTTTTCAAAAAACAAAATGGATGTTAATCAGCTCAATTATAGCAAGTTTATTGATTGAAACCCTTGAATTTACAATGCAACGTGGAAGTATGGAACTAGCCGATTTACTTCATAATACTTTAGGAATGATGCTAGGATATTCTATGGTAAATATAGTTCTTATATTGTTGAAGAAAAAAGAAACGGATATACAAATGATCAAATATTTATTTCTTCCGATTACAGTAAGTTTTGTTGCACTTGGAATAATGATTTCGTATCAAATGAAGGAATTTGGGAATACGCCTTTAGATCCCATTACAAAAATAGACATGACTGATGTCACTATAAAAACATCAATAGAGTTAAAAGACGAAGGTAAAAAAATGCCTGTTTACAAAGAGGAAATTCCAAACATGTCTGATGACAATGAGCCAGTTACAAAAAAATTACATATTCGAGATGTTGAAATTCTGTCTCCTAAAGAAGCATTTCAAAAACTAAAACAAGGAGACTTTGATCCTATAATATCTTTCAAAGCAGGTGATACATTAGTCATTACAGATTATAATATAGATTACCACGCTGATTCGAAAGGTTTTTCTCAACCTATATATGTTTTTCAAGTACGCTTAAATGATAATGACAAAGATAGTTGGTCTCAACCTATTTCTGCGAGAAAATAA
- a CDS encoding acyltransferase, which yields MSKRIKELDSIRGLAALTVVFGHFCLMLPSLPNSIKFSPLRFLWAGGEAVIVFYVLSGFVLSMALYHSKTNYWGYLIKRFVRIYIPYYFWIIITFALFILFSPYEVAGLRDWFYDRWQGSITKLDIINHFVLLNNFFTENYNPVIWSLAQEMRISIVFPLLFLLFYKLSWKKTILIALSFSLISVFLNMLHIGKAEGFYNGYADTLHFTSMFMVGMLLFKHQEKLIYSYRNMKKFNKGFLIALGIILYLYSILIYGISRNDTTFLLKDWGVVMGVSIFIIMAMSNLKVKVFLNKSVFVYLGEISYSIYLCHFPIMMVLFKLLYTKIPIFLLLTLCITMTLLFSIISYHLIEKKCINWAKQRTTNFRKKV from the coding sequence TTTTCCCCGCTTAGGTTTTTATGGGCGGGTGGAGAAGCTGTAATCGTTTTTTATGTACTAAGTGGTTTTGTTTTATCTATGGCACTTTATCATTCAAAAACAAATTATTGGGGATATTTAATTAAGCGATTTGTAAGAATCTATATCCCTTATTATTTTTGGATAATCATTACCTTTGCTTTATTTATTTTGTTTTCACCGTATGAAGTGGCAGGACTACGGGATTGGTTCTATGATAGGTGGCAAGGGTCTATAACAAAATTAGATATTATAAACCACTTTGTGCTTCTTAATAACTTTTTTACGGAAAATTATAATCCAGTTATTTGGTCATTGGCTCAAGAAATGCGTATATCTATTGTGTTTCCTTTGTTATTCCTTCTTTTTTATAAACTGAGTTGGAAGAAAACGATACTAATTGCTTTGAGCTTTTCTTTAATTAGTGTTTTTCTTAATATGTTGCATATTGGGAAAGCTGAGGGATTTTATAATGGTTATGCTGATACACTGCATTTTACATCCATGTTTATGGTTGGAATGTTACTTTTTAAGCATCAGGAAAAACTTATCTACTCATATAGGAATATGAAAAAATTTAATAAAGGATTTCTTATTGCACTAGGGATTATTTTATATTTATATTCCATTTTAATTTATGGTATTTCCCGTAATGATACTACTTTCTTATTAAAAGATTGGGGTGTCGTAATGGGTGTTAGTATATTTATTATAATGGCGATGAGTAACCTTAAAGTAAAAGTATTTTTAAATAAGAGTGTGTTTGTATACTTAGGAGAAATTTCATACAGTATCTATTTGTGCCACTTTCCAATCATGATGGTACTATTTAAACTTTTGTATACAAAGATACCTATCTTCTTACTTCTTACTTTATGTATTACAATGACACTACTTTTTTCTATAATATCGTATCATTTAATTGAAAAGAAATGTATCAACTGGGCAAAACAAAGAACAACTAATTTTCGAAAAAAAGTGTAA
- a CDS encoding SGNH/GDSL hydrolase family protein, whose protein sequence is MWKRFVAIGDSFTEGIGDEVEGIALKSWVDHFVQLCISDIEYANFAKRGLVTKEIRSQQLEKAVTFNPDLVSLIAGANDVLKGRWNHEAYKNDMEFMIDTLSKTDADIMIANLPDFTVRLPFSSEKKQVLKEQLLEANEVILSLSREYKLHHVDFWNHHLVNDNTLWSTDLIHPNSKGYVKVAELIFSSLPVQKTE, encoded by the coding sequence ATGTGGAAGCGATTTGTAGCGATTGGTGATAGTTTTACAGAGGGGATAGGGGATGAAGTTGAGGGAATAGCATTAAAAAGCTGGGTAGATCATTTTGTTCAACTGTGTATAAGCGATATAGAATATGCTAATTTTGCAAAGCGTGGGTTAGTAACTAAAGAAATTCGCTCACAGCAATTGGAAAAGGCAGTAACTTTTAATCCAGATTTGGTTAGTCTAATTGCAGGTGCAAACGATGTTTTAAAAGGACGTTGGAATCATGAAGCATATAAGAACGATATGGAATTTATGATAGATACATTAAGTAAAACAGATGCTGATATTATGATAGCAAACCTTCCAGATTTTACAGTTCGGCTTCCTTTTTCTTCTGAAAAAAAACAAGTATTAAAAGAGCAATTATTAGAGGCAAATGAAGTTATACTTTCACTGAGTAGAGAGTATAAGCTTCATCATGTTGACTTTTGGAATCATCATTTAGTTAATGACAATACGCTTTGGTCTACAGATTTAATTCATCCAAACTCAAAAGGATATGTAAAAGTTGCTGAATTAATTTTTAGTAGTTTGCCTGTACAGAAGACAGAATAA